One Skermanella sp. TT6 genomic window, GGCCGAGCAGCGCGGACACTTCCGAACCCGCCTGGGTGAAGCGGAAGATGTTGTCCACGAAGAACAGCACGTCCTGGCCTTCCTCGTCGCGGAAATACTCCGCGAGGGTCAGGCCGGTCAGGCCGACGCGCGCGCGCGCGCCCGGCGGCTCGTTCATCTGGCCGTAGACCAGCGCCACCTTGGAGCCCGGGCCGTCGGTCTTGATGACGCCGCCCTCGATCATCTCGTGGTAGAGGTCGTTGCCCTCGCGGGTCCGCTCGCCGACGCCCGCGAAGACCGACACGCCGCCGTGCGCCTTCGCGACGTTGTTGATCAGCTCCATGATGGTGACGGTCTTGCCGACGCCGGCGCCGCCGAACAGGCCGATCTTGCCGCCCTTGGCGTAGGGCGCCAGCAGGTCGATGACCTTGATGCCCGTGACCAGCACCTGGGCTTCGGTCGACTGGTCGACGAAGTCCGGGGCGGAGCGGTGGATCGGGAGCGTCGAGGTGTTGCCGACGTCGCCGCGCTCGTCGATCGGCTCGCCGATCACGTTCAGGATGCGGCCCAGGGTCGCCGGGCCGACCGGCACCGAGATCGGGCTGCCGGTGTCGGTGACCGGCTGGCCGCGGACGAGGCCGTCGGTCGTGTCCATCGCGATCGCGCGGACGGTGTTCTCACCCAGGTGCTGGGCCACTTCGAGCACCAGCGTCTTGCCCTCGTTCTGGGTGTGCAGGGCGTTCAGGATCGCGGGCAGGTCGGCTTCGAACTGGACGTCGACGACCGCGCCGGTGATCTGGGTGATCTTGCCGATGGCGTTGCTGGGCGCGGCGTTGGTCGGCGTGGTGCCGGTCTGGATTGCAGCAGTCATGTGGGTTCGCTCCCTCGGAACCAGATATCAGTGTCGGACGCTTGCAGACGTTAGATCGCCTCGGCACCGGAGATGATCTCGATCAGCTCCTTGGTGATGACGGCCTGGCGGGTCCGGTTGTAGGTCAGCGTCAGCTTGTTGATCATGTCGCCGGCGTTGCGGGTGGCGCTGTCCATCGCGGTCATCCGGGCGCCCTGCTCGCTGGCGGCGCTTTCGAGCAGCGCGCGATAGACCTGGATCGACAGGTTCTTCGGCAGCAGGTCGGCGAGGATCTGGTCCTCCTCCGGCTCGAATTCGTACAGCGCCTTCGCCTCGCCCTGGCCCTCCGCCTGGGTCTCGGCGGCCTCGCCCTCCGGCATGGCGAACGGGATCACCTGCTGGACGGTGACGACCTGGGTCATCGCCGACTTGAACTTGTTGTAGATCACCGACGCCACGTCGTACTCGCCGGCATCGAACAGCTCGAGCACCTTGGCGGTGATCATGTCGGCCTCGGCGAACGACAGCCGCTTGCGCCCGATGTCCTCGTAGGACTGGATGACGCTGTTCGGGTTGGTCCGGCGGAGCTGGTCGCGGCCCTTGCGGCCCACGGTCAGCACCTTGACGGTCTTCCCCTCGCTTTCGAGCCGGGCGATCTGGCGCCGCGCTTCGCGCACGATGGTTCCGTTGAAGCCGCCGCACAGGCCGCGGTCCGACGTGATGACGACCAGCAGGTGCACGTCCTGCTTTCCGGTACCGGTCATCAGCTTCGGACCTTCGCCGTTGCTCGACACGTTGGCGGCGAGCGACGCGAGCATACGGCCCATGCGCTCGGCGTAGGGACGGCCGGCCTCCGCCTGTTCCTGCGCGCGGCGCAGCTTGGAGGCGGCGACCATCTTCATGGCGGCCGTGATCTTCTGCGTCGACTTGACGCTGGAGATACGGTTTTTAAGGTCCTTAAGGCTTGGCATTCGAGGCCTTCATCACACCGGGGGTTGGAGCCCTGCCTTCCTGATCCCCGATGCGGTCCCCCGGAACACCGGGAGGCCGCATCCAGGGACCGCTTCGAGCTTAGACGAACACCTTGGAGAAGTTGTCGAGGAAGCCCTTCAGCTTCTCCTCGGTCTCCTTGGAGAGCGCCTTCTCGGTGCGGATGGCGTCGAGGATGTTGGCCCCCTTGGAGCGGACCTCATCCAGCAGCTTGGCCTCGAACCGGTTGACGTCCTCGACCTTGACCTTGTCGAGGTAGCCGCGCACGCCGGCGAAGATCGAAACCACCTGCTCTTCCACCGGCAGCGGCGAGAACTGGCCCTGCTTCAGCAGCTCGGTCAGGCGGGCGCCGCGGTTCAGCAGCCGCTGGGTCGAGGCGTCCAGGTCCGAGGCGAACTGCGCGAAGGCGGCCATCTCGCGGTACTGGGCCAGCTCCAGCTTGATGGTGCCGGCGACCTGCTTCATCGCCTTGATCTGCGCGGCCGAGCCGACGCGGCTGACCGACAGGCCGACGTTGATGGCCGGGCGGATGCCGCGGTAGAACAGGCCGGTCTCCAGGAAGATCTGGCCGTCGGTGATCGAGATGACGTTCGTCGGGATGTAGGCCGACACGTCGCCGGCCTGCGTCTCGATGATCGGCAATGCCGTCAGCGAACCGGCGCCCTTGGCGTCGTTCATCTTCGCCGCGCGCTCGAGCAGGCGGGAGTGCAGGTAGAACACGTCGCCCGGATAGGCTTCGCGTCCCGGCGGACGGCGCAGCAGCAGCGACATCTGGCGATAGGCCACGGCCTGCTTGGACAGGTCGTCATAGACGATCAGCGCATGCATGCCGTTGTCGCGGAAGAACTCGCCCATGGCGCAGCCGGTGTAGGGCGCCAGGAACTGCAGCGGCGCCGGCTCCGACGCGGTCGCGGCGACCACGATCGAGTATTCCAGCGCGCCGGAGTCTTCCAGGGTCTTGACGATCTGGGCGACGGTCGAGCGCTTCTGGCCGACGGCGACATAGATGCAGTAGAGCTTCTTGCTCTCGTCGTCGCCCTGGTTGATGCCCTTCTGGTTCAGGAAGGCGTCGATGGCGACGGCGCTCTTGCCGGTCTGACGGTCGCCGATGATCAGTTCGCGCTGACCGCGCCCGATCGGAACCAGGGCGTCGATGGCCTTCAGGCCGGTCTGCATCGGCTCATGGACCGACTTCCGGGGAATGATGCCGGGCGCCTTCACCTCGACGCGGCTCATGACCACGTCGGTCAGCGGGCCCTTGCCGTCGATCGGATTGCCCAGGCCGTCCACGACGCGGCCCAGCAGGCCGCGGCCGATCGGCACCTCGACGATGGCGCCGGTGCGCTTGACGACGTCGCCTTCCTTGATGTCACGGTCGTCGCCGAAGATCACGACACCGACATTGTCGGTCTCGAGGTTCAGCGCCATCCCCTTCAGACCGTTGGGGAACTCGACCATCTCGCCGGCCTTGACGTTGTCGAGGCCATAAACGCGGGCGACTCCGTCGCCGACCGAGAGGACCTGGCCGACTTCGGCGACATCCGCCTCATTCCCGAAATTCGCGATCTGTTGCTTGAGGATCGCGGAAATCTCCGCGGCGCGGATTTCCATCAGCCAACCCCTTTCATGGCGATTTGCAGCTTGTTCAGCTTGGTGCGCACGGAGCTATCGACCATGCGCGAACCGACTTTGACGATCATGCCGCCGATCAGGGACGGGTCGACGGTGACCCGCACCTCGATCTTGGACCCCATCTGGGCCCTGAGGGCATCTGTGAGGGCCTGGACCTGGGGATCGGACAGGCGGTATGCCGAGGTCACGTCGGCGGTCATCTGACCGCGGCGGCGCGCCAGCTCGGCAAGGTAGCCGTCGATCATGCCGCGCAGCGCGAACAGCCGGCGGTTCTGGGCGACCAGCCCGACGAACCGCTGCGTCAGCTCGGACACGCCGGCCTGGCGGAGGAGAGCGCCCATCGCCCGGCTCTGGTCGCCGCGGGACAGCACGGGGCTGCGTACCATACGGTCCAGTTCGGGACTTTCGACGAGCATCTGCTTGATGGCGGCCAGATCCTGGGCGACCTGGTCCAGCGCCTTGTTTTCGTCCGCAAGCTCAAACAGGGCAGTCGCGTATCGCCCTGCCAGCCCGGATACTCCTGTACCTTCGGATGCCACGCGGTACCTCGGTTCGGTCCATAGACCTTGTTGATTTTTAGGGCCTTGGAGGAGAAGACATGCGTCGGGCAGGCCCCCTCCCCTGACGGCGAGCGGTCACATAACACAGGGAGCCGGTGCGCGCAACCGACTCAAATCCAGCAAAACCGGGCAGTTGGGGCCGAAAGACCCCCGGCTTTACCGTTCTGCGGGCGGCACCGGCCGGCCTGCGACACTAAGGCCGGGGAGCGGAGGCGATCCGGACCGCGATTAAGCGCAAATTAACTTTGGATGCGCATCTTTAGGGGTGCCGCCGGCTGGCGGTGCGGCGACCGGTCCCGCCGGTATCGCCCCTTCGGATTTTTCCTCTGATCACGCCTCCGGATCACCTGACCATGACCGTCGTCGCCTTCAGCCTGGCCCGCTTCACCCCGGCCGACCTTGCGGAATTCTACGAGATAGCCCGGCCGCGCATGGAGCGCGGGCTGTGGGCCGGCGTGTCCCGCCAGACCAGCCCCGAAGGCGACCTGCTGCTGGTCACCTTCCCCCATCTGGACCGCCCCGTCTTCCGGTTCGAGCGCGATCGGCGCGGGACTTATACCCTGTGGTTCCACGACCGCCAGGGCTGGCACAGCATCGGCAGCGGCTCCACCTCGACCGAGTGCCTGTCGATCTGGCGCACCCGTCCGGCCCGCGTCCCGGCCCCCGCGCTGCGGGAAGCGTGAGGAGGGCTCAGCGGGACCGGCCTCCGTTCCGCTGGCTTTCCACGAAGGCGCGCAGCACGGCGTTCATGCGGCTCTGCCAGCCGCGCCCCTGGGCCTTGAAGAAATCCACCACCTCGGCGTCGTAGCGCACCGTGACCTGGCGCTTGTTCTCGCGCGACGGCAGGGGAAAGGGAAAGCCGGGCACGGAAAGTTCCTCCCAGTTGTCCGGCACCGCCAGATCGGGATCGGAAGCGATCTGGGCCTCGATCTCTTCGTCGGTATCCTCGCGCGACCAATCGGTTCGATCCTCGCCCCTCGCGATCATCGCGTCAATTTCCGATGCGGTATACCGCACGGTATCGTCTCTCTTCACCATACCTTGCCCCCCTGGCGGAAATGATCCGGATACGCTCTTCCCGGATCGTCCAGACCACGGCAAAAAACTTGTCCTCGATCCGGCCGACACTGACCCACCGCTCTTCCGCGCCACGGGCCGAAAGATAGACGACCACCGGTCTTCCATCGAAAAGCTCGCGCATGCGCGGAAAGTCCACCCCACGCGCTTCAAGCGTCGCTTGCCGCTTAGCCTCGGACCACTCGAATTCCAGGTCCATGACGCCTCGCGTGTAGTTGCATTGTAGTTACAAACAGGACCGAATCGCAAGGTTTGCCTATAACACTTTCGATGGATCGAACGCGATCGCAGGCGCCCTATAGAAAGCTGTAGGGGTCGATATCCACCTGCACCCTGACCGTTCCGGGCACCTCCACCCGCGCCAGCCAATCGGCGATCAGCGGCTGGACCGACACGGCGCGGGGCGCCTTCAGCAGCAGCCTCCGCCGGTGCCGGCCGCGCAGCAGCGCATAGGGCGCCGGCGCGGGTCCCAGCACCTGGACCGTTTCCGACCGCGGCGCCGTACGCCCCAGGGCGCGGGCGACCGCTTCCACCGCTCCCTCCTCCTCGCCCGACACGATCAGCGCGGCCAGCCGGCCGAACGGCGGCATGGCGTGAATGTGGCGCTCCTCCGCCTCGCGCTCGTAGAACGAATCCCGGTCGCCCGACACCAGCGCCTGCAGCACCGGATGTTCCGGCATGTAGGTCTGGAGGAAGACCCGCCCCGGACGCTCCGCCCGCCCGGCCCGGCCGGCGACCTGCTGGAGCAGCTGGTACGTCCGTTCGGCCGCGCGCAGGTCGCCGCCGCCAAGCCCCAGGTCGGCATCGACCACGCCGACCAGCGTCAGCATGGGAAAATGGTGGCCCTTCGCCATCACCTGGGTGCCGATCAGCAGGTCGATCTCGTGGTCCTGGACGCGGCGGACCATCTCGCGGATCGCGTGCGGGCCGACCAGGCTGTCGCTGGTCATCAGAGCGGTGCGCTGGTCGGGGAACAGCTGGGTCACCTCCTCGGCGATCCGCTCCACGCCGGGACCGCAGGCGGTCAGCGATCCCTCGGCGCCGCAGGACGGGCAGACGTCCAGCAGCTTCACCGTGAAGTCGCAGTGGTGGCATTGCAGCTTGCCCGCCAGGCGGTGCTCGACCAGCCAGGCCGTGCAGTTCGGGCATTGCAGCCGGTGGCCGCAGTTGCGGCACAGGGTCAGCGGCGCATAGCCCCGCCGGTTGAGGAACAGCATTCCCTGTTCCCCCGAGGCGAAGGTCTCGGTCAAGGCCTGGACCAGCGACGGTGCCAGCCAGCGGTTGCGCGGCGGCCGGTCGAGCCGCAGGTCGATCAGCTTCATCTCCGGCATGCTGGCGCCGCCGTGGCGGGCCGGCAGGTCGATCCGGCCGTAGCGGTGGGCCTCCGCGTTGATCGCCGATTCGAGCGACGGCGTCGCCGAGACCAGGACGATCGGGATGCCGGCCAGGTGCGCCCGCGCCACCGCCATGTCGCGGGCGTTGTAGATCACCCCGTCCTCCTGCTTGAACGAGGGGTCGTGCTCCTCGTCGATCAGGATCAGGCCCAGCTCGGGATAAGGCAGGAACAGGGCCGACCGCGCGCCCACCACCACGCGCGCGGCGCCGGTCGCCACGTCGCGCCAGGTGGCGCGCCGCTGGGCGCCGGACAGGTCGCTGTGCCACTGGTGCGGCGGCGCCCCGAAGCGGAGGGCGAACCGCTCCAGCCACTGGGCCGACAGGGCGATCTCCGGCAGCAGGACCAGCACCTGCTTCCCGGCCTCCAAAGCCGCCGCGATTCCCTCGAAATAGACCTCCGTCTTGCCCGACCCGGTAACGCCGTCCAGCAGGGTCGCGCTGAAGGCGCCGGCCGCGACGCGGGCGCGCAGGGCCGCGGCCCCGGCCGCCTGCTCGCCCGACAGATGGGGGCCGGGAAGGCTCCAGTCCGGCAGCGGCAGGTCGCGGGTGGGATGCAGCAGCACCGGCTCCAGCACGCCTGCGTCGGCCAACCCGCGGACCACGCCGACGCCGCACCCGGCATCAAGCGCCAGCTCGGCCGGGGGGCGCGGCGGCCCGTCGGCCAGCAGGTCGAGCACCCGGCGCCGGGCCGGGGTCATGCGCAGCTCGGCCAGCCGGCCGGGATCGCCCAGGCGATAGGCGGTCACCGGCTTGGGCGGTTCCATGCCGCCGATCGCGCTCAGGGCCATGCGCAGGACGGCACCCGGCGGCGCCATTGTGTAGGCGGCCACCCAGTCGATGAAGCGCCGCTGGACCTCCGGCATCGGCGGCACGTCGAACCGCTGGGCGATCGGCCGCAGCTTGCCGTCGGCGACTTCGCCCGCGCCCGGCCCCCAGACGACGCCCAGCAGGTGGCGGGGGCCGAGCGGCACCTCGACATAGTCGCCGGGCGCCACGTCGAGCCCGGCCGGCACCTTGTAATCGTACGCCTCCGGCAAGGGCAGCGGCAGCAGCACCGACACCCGCCTGGGAGCCGG contains:
- the atpD gene encoding F0F1 ATP synthase subunit beta; translation: MTAAIQTGTTPTNAAPSNAIGKITQITGAVVDVQFEADLPAILNALHTQNEGKTLVLEVAQHLGENTVRAIAMDTTDGLVRGQPVTDTGSPISVPVGPATLGRILNVIGEPIDERGDVGNTSTLPIHRSAPDFVDQSTEAQVLVTGIKVIDLLAPYAKGGKIGLFGGAGVGKTVTIMELINNVAKAHGGVSVFAGVGERTREGNDLYHEMIEGGVIKTDGPGSKVALVYGQMNEPPGARARVGLTGLTLAEYFRDEEGQDVLFFVDNIFRFTQAGSEVSALLGRIPSAVGYQPTLATDMGALQERITSTKKGSITSVQAIYVPADDLTDPAPATSFAHLDATTVLSRSIAEMAIFPAVDPLDSTSRILDPRVVGDEHYQVARSVQKVLQTYKSLQDIIAILGMDELSEDDKLVVARARKIQRFLSQPFHVAEVFTGTPGVLVSLEDTIKGFKGIVNGEYDHLPEAAFYMVGKIEEAVEKARKMAAEAA
- a CDS encoding F0F1 ATP synthase subunit gamma, which encodes MPSLKDLKNRISSVKSTQKITAAMKMVAASKLRRAQEQAEAGRPYAERMGRMLASLAANVSSNGEGPKLMTGTGKQDVHLLVVITSDRGLCGGFNGTIVREARRQIARLESEGKTVKVLTVGRKGRDQLRRTNPNSVIQSYEDIGRKRLSFAEADMITAKVLELFDAGEYDVASVIYNKFKSAMTQVVTVQQVIPFAMPEGEAAETQAEGQGEAKALYEFEPEEDQILADLLPKNLSIQVYRALLESAASEQGARMTAMDSATRNAGDMINKLTLTYNRTRQAVITKELIEIISGAEAI
- the atpA gene encoding F0F1 ATP synthase subunit alpha, with the protein product MEIRAAEISAILKQQIANFGNEADVAEVGQVLSVGDGVARVYGLDNVKAGEMVEFPNGLKGMALNLETDNVGVVIFGDDRDIKEGDVVKRTGAIVEVPIGRGLLGRVVDGLGNPIDGKGPLTDVVMSRVEVKAPGIIPRKSVHEPMQTGLKAIDALVPIGRGQRELIIGDRQTGKSAVAIDAFLNQKGINQGDDESKKLYCIYVAVGQKRSTVAQIVKTLEDSGALEYSIVVAATASEPAPLQFLAPYTGCAMGEFFRDNGMHALIVYDDLSKQAVAYRQMSLLLRRPPGREAYPGDVFYLHSRLLERAAKMNDAKGAGSLTALPIIETQAGDVSAYIPTNVISITDGQIFLETGLFYRGIRPAINVGLSVSRVGSAAQIKAMKQVAGTIKLELAQYREMAAFAQFASDLDASTQRLLNRGARLTELLKQGQFSPLPVEEQVVSIFAGVRGYLDKVKVEDVNRFEAKLLDEVRSKGANILDAIRTEKALSKETEEKLKGFLDNFSKVFV
- a CDS encoding F0F1 ATP synthase subunit delta, which produces MASEGTGVSGLAGRYATALFELADENKALDQVAQDLAAIKQMLVESPELDRMVRSPVLSRGDQSRAMGALLRQAGVSELTQRFVGLVAQNRRLFALRGMIDGYLAELARRRGQMTADVTSAYRLSDPQVQALTDALRAQMGSKIEVRVTVDPSLIGGMIVKVGSRMVDSSVRTKLNKLQIAMKGVG
- a CDS encoding BrnA antitoxin family protein — encoded protein: MIARGEDRTDWSREDTDEEIEAQIASDPDLAVPDNWEELSVPGFPFPLPSRENKRQVTVRYDAEVVDFFKAQGRGWQSRMNAVLRAFVESQRNGGRSR
- a CDS encoding BrnT family toxin, with amino-acid sequence MDLEFEWSEAKRQATLEARGVDFPRMRELFDGRPVVVYLSARGAEERWVSVGRIEDKFFAVVWTIREERIRIISARGARYGEERRYRAVYRIGN
- a CDS encoding primosomal protein N', which translates into the protein MVDQGSSSAPGFDFGDGWEAPPPAPRRVSVLLPLPLPEAYDYKVPAGLDVAPGDYVEVPLGPRHLLGVVWGPGAGEVADGKLRPIAQRFDVPPMPEVQRRFIDWVAAYTMAPPGAVLRMALSAIGGMEPPKPVTAYRLGDPGRLAELRMTPARRRVLDLLADGPPRPPAELALDAGCGVGVVRGLADAGVLEPVLLHPTRDLPLPDWSLPGPHLSGEQAAGAAALRARVAAGAFSATLLDGVTGSGKTEVYFEGIAAALEAGKQVLVLLPEIALSAQWLERFALRFGAPPHQWHSDLSGAQRRATWRDVATGAARVVVGARSALFLPYPELGLILIDEEHDPSFKQEDGVIYNARDMAVARAHLAGIPIVLVSATPSLESAINAEAHRYGRIDLPARHGGASMPEMKLIDLRLDRPPRNRWLAPSLVQALTETFASGEQGMLFLNRRGYAPLTLCRNCGHRLQCPNCTAWLVEHRLAGKLQCHHCDFTVKLLDVCPSCGAEGSLTACGPGVERIAEEVTQLFPDQRTALMTSDSLVGPHAIREMVRRVQDHEIDLLIGTQVMAKGHHFPMLTLVGVVDADLGLGGGDLRAAERTYQLLQQVAGRAGRAERPGRVFLQTYMPEHPVLQALVSGDRDSFYEREAEERHIHAMPPFGRLAALIVSGEEEGAVEAVARALGRTAPRSETVQVLGPAPAPYALLRGRHRRRLLLKAPRAVSVQPLIADWLARVEVPGTVRVQVDIDPYSFL